ACTTTATAATATATGAAAAACGCCATCAAAACACGGTCTATGATGCTATAGCCATCAAATTGTCGTAAAACCTTAAATGTGTGCCAGATATactaatttctttttgaaatgtcttCATTATACATTACCGTGAATCATAAAAGTGACAGAAATTACAAAATAACCGGAATTTATACTCCTTGGCTACCATTTATGCATGAGGTGATTAAATGGGAGCAAATTGCGctataaatgttttatatgaTGATTGGATTTTTAtgcttgtaaaaaatattttttcagattttGGTTTAATGGTTATTACTAACTTTATTTTACAAGATTTTCACTGAAACAAGATGGTTTTTGACTCattatgttctaaaaaaaaaggagGTGGACTGTTACTAACTACATTTCATATATATTTTGTCTTATAGAGTTCTTATTGATAAGTGTTCATTGTCAATGTTCAAGGACCTGATATATTCAGAACTTTCGTATCAGAAGTTTTGAATTTACTATGCATCGAAGAACGTTGAaggcttttaattttattattggtAATAATAACTCCAAGAGCTTTTATGAAATcatttgtatttgtgttttccCGAAAGTCTTTCGatcaacttattttaaatagattCAGAAATCGATTGAGTTAAggctttttttaatgaaaataagatAAACTACCCACAAATATCGTCTTCAAGAGGACTTAGTCCATCTAAATTTTAGAGAAACGATTCATCGAATAATAATTTATTCCACATAATGTACGAGTACAGAATACTGAAAACGATACTCACAGACAGTGTTACGGATTCtagtattgtttttgatatatgcTCATTTGTATACATAaagtagaattttttaaattgacattctTAAAAGGTATTTAATATGCCTAAAAAATTGGATAGGTATaacgttttcaaaaaactcaaccACAAACCATCATCGATCACAAGAAGAATATTTAAACGTTCTAAATAGCTTACCCGATACTTGTTCCCCAAACCCTAAGGACGTGGTGCATATGAAGTTTCATATGTATACATCAACCCTAACTTAAGCGCTCTAGCCATACCATTTCCTCACGAATTTTATGagaaattccacatccgaagaagtaCACTGTACACATAAATCTTCTCCTACCCATCCTTCGGATAAGGTCTATAGATtgtatttgaagtcaaaaaattCTTCCTCCTCAGCCTCACACGTTTCACTCATAAAGATTCCtttaaattttcagtttttctttttattgacatTTCAGGGATATTTTTTCCAAGCAATTCTGTGCTTGAAGAGCGAAGAGGAGTGAATACCTTTTGTTGGCTTTTTCATTCCttctaaaattaattcaattgcaAAAAGCATCTGATGAATACGTGCATTGTGTGATGTTAGCTTACCGCGCACACGTACTATTTTGATGAGTTTGAGGGAGGCTCGCAACGTCTGTCCTCGGTGGTGTTCTTGTTCGTATCCTTCTTGTCTCCAAGGCGAATCAATTTCCTTACTTGAAGGCTAATATCATGACACGTTTGTTATCTCACGACTGACAACTTTCCTTCCCTTTCACCTCTAagccatcattttttttttgtaattcaaatGTCCTTGGCACATTTGTGATTGCAAATCTTGAAGACGCAAAACCAAAGTCCTTGATTTTATTTCCCTTTGGATGTTTCTCGTCGAAGTTTTGTGAAGTATTCTCCTGAAGCCAAActatacagaaaaaaaaggtCTTAACATTAAGGTAaaggtaaaaatatatttccctTTCTGACTCCCACATTTTTCGATTGACAAAACGAAAAGGAAAGTTCTCATCTAAATCATACTGAGTCTTTTCCTTATTCTGTAGTTATGGGTAGGTATAAAGATACATGAAAGTAGAGCAATATGGTTGCAATTTTCCTTATCGACTTTTTAAAgacatataagaaatatttataaagtttttttacgttgattttctttttattttttgtttatttggcaGAAAAAAAAGGCAGCAAGGAATTCGGAAAGGCCAACAAAAGAAATCCTGTGGCAATGTGGGATTCCTTTAGAAAGGAAAGGTTGAAGGTCTTATGGCTATGGCGGTttacaatttgtttaataaaatggGAATTCGATAGAGGGTTGAAAATTCAACTTCCTTGAGAGTTGagtcttttaaatgtttatatgcTGATTTTAGTaggatgaaaaaatatatacttttggtAGCATATCCATGAAACCTGAAAACTTGGGTTTATTTGATGGGTTTGTGATTGCAAAATGTGTTTGGAAGTCCAAatggaaaaagttttaaagaggaaaagatattttcacttaattattatggtgtttttttttttaaataaaataaacagtatGTTTGGGTAAACGAATCGTTGGcggaatgattttttttgtgcaaAGGCTCAGAGCAAAGGGTAACAATTATCCGTCGGTTGGTTGATGGAAGTTTGAAAAAGGAATCAGCATTCCTCATATTTACGTAGGAGCAGGTTCGTTTCATGTTGACCTTCAGCATACCTACTCGAAAGCCATAggattgtttgtgttttattataacTTCATCATCAAATATTGTTTACGTATACACAGTATATTATACCATGCTGATGTTGTATATCTAGCACCCATCTGAAAATaagatcttattttttaattgaggtTGTGTATTCGTTTTTGATGAACATAAGTTGTGAAGGTGTGAATTGTTAACACTTCCTcacaaatattttagtaaacagagttaaatacattttttattaatcagtaagtaaatataaaattgtacaaATGTTCAAAACCTGTATGTAGGTCATATTCTTTCCTTTAGGTTATTTATTTACagttatggccaaaataatgTGAATAATATTATGTGTTCAGAATTTGTGTAAGGCGatgaatcaaaaaatttaacattttaatttaaatggagATTATTCTGTAAACACTTTTTAATTCGTGATTCTTAGCAAATTAATTTGGCTGTCAAGATTTTGGAATCTAGGTCACCTATAGAGAGATAGGCATTAAGGATTATGGTGCCACCTCCACGTTTGAACATGtgtaattttttgcaatttaagTACCTAGTTTTCACTTTAAAAGTTATGTTTAACGGATATCTTCTGGTCTCCGTAgatgttttccatttaaatgaCATTAGGTCGCATTCTTACAGAACGTCGGCATTTTCGAGATCTcacttaaaaatatgtttttattatggACTGCCTAAATTACTTCAAGACGTGTGTTAatgatatttgaaatatttaaagaaaaatgaacaTAACTTCCAAATCCattgtagttttaaaattctacaaaaaatttgactttttttaaccTATTCATCAAGTGTTTATACTATTCTGACTagttaaattgtaaatttctATAAATAACATCCACTATATTGtcatgtaaaatgtttttttttttttcaaattgatgcatacattttatttttttgtatctaaattcgtttataataaaattaataccaGAGATGCGCTGTTTTCGAACTTAATGGGTTTAGACAAGCATTTACGTGACATTggtataaaaaacatatttgacaAAATATCCGACATGTGACCTTTTTGAAATTGCATATTCAATTGAATAGTTTAACAACATAATAACCTCTATTATAATGAAGCTTTCACATGacatcttatttttaaataatataaataaaacaaaatcaaaagtaaaaatggCTCTATTATTTTGGGCTAAGCTGTAGGtgtgcatacatatgtacatatttgtaatttatacatatatctacAAAAGGCAAACGTTTTTTGTTCTCACACAACTATTacaatattacaaattttcttCCTTCTTAACACAGTTTTAGAATAACGTTTAAGGGatacgaaaaataataatattttccataaaGTTAAAACTTTCCTAAGCTAAGCAAAAATATAAGCAAATGTCAACGTGATGAATAAATCAGTACGTGCTGGTTGCAGAATGTACAATTCCTAACAACGCTTGTTAGAAGTATGTGCTCAACATGCAAGATACATGTTTCACACACAAAACGAGCTTCTTAGAAGAAGCGAGGCGAGTCCTCTTTGATGTACAACTCCTTGGCTTTAATCTTCAGAATAACAAACTCCTTTAAATAAACGATGGTAGGTAGCACGAGAAAATAACTCTCCATCTCACTTGAGTATATGAGTGGAAAGGCATTTTATGTTAATAGTAAATAAAGCTAAGATTGGACGTAATTTTTCATATTATACTCCATAAAGTCAAGGATTAGAAGTGGGCTAGCGCTAGCTCCACATTCCATCCCGATTTCAGCAGTGAGTGTGTCCTTTAACTTTCGTCTGATTTAAAACACAGAAAATTTGCATGCTAACTTAATTGCATGCAAAATTACTGTACTCCCGGACGTTAATTCAAAATCTTGTTACATAAATATTCATTAAGATCATTAGTATTCAATAGGGCTTTTCCAATTTGCTACCATGTCTATGCCATCTTACCTTCTACACTTTCCTATTTTATCAGGATTAGCAGAGGCATAAGGCTTTGTTTTGTGAGAAAGAAGCTATCAATGctaaacaaaacattgaatTGCACGTGCAAGAAGAAGTACCTATGTATCTATACTTTCGTTTGCTATACTTTTTTAATGCTCgaattcattcaaatttacCACCAGTTAGGTTTTTTCTCACTTCTCCCTTCGGAACATGTGTTAGGTAGTTTTATCTATCTGCTTATTAGCATTGACTAATTAATGtgattaaaatatcaaaatggttCGTTACTTCATTTCGCATGCTCTTGAGTCCTTACAAATAAAAGTAGGTATCAAAAAATGCTATATATGGCAGAGGAACAATTTAAAATGCTAATGCTTATTTTCTGGGAATAATTCGTAAAGATGAACTTATTTTAAGGTTACATCTTCTTATCCTGCTAAAAAAAAAGCGCACAAGAAATAAAacacttaagaaaaaaagaggctaggatgcgacccacactgataactttccattccgtccgtcgatttgccttgcttaaaagtttgtagcttttgtattttgttacaaaagttgtcagttgaattgaaaaccaacaatatttttcatataaagaaataggctaggatgcgacccacactgataactttccattccgtccgtcgatttgccttgcttaaaagtttgtagcttttgtattttgttacaAAAGTTGTCAGCTGAATTgaaaaccaacaatatttttcatataaagaaatagtttagtttgaaaatctagttttgttacataatattttagtcgaaaacaagtgTTTACCAATtcaagtagcatttcttaaattttttcgaattggatgaatgaaattaatttgagagatatgaagaaccgaacatcaattgtTACCGGATTTGCGTACtttttgttgtagattttatttgttatgaaaaaatggactgttatattaaaaaaaaactactgaatatcgaaaacaatattttctgtgaaataaaacaaagtttgacgacaatatttttaatttttgaaaagctatttcagtcgaaagcaaatttttaccaagtcttaatattttttttaggcttttattttttgtaaaaaaaatgccaattcgctttttctcaaattttttctgaatgttgaaaaaaatatttcttataaattaaaataagtttgaagctattatcttaaatgtttgaaaatatatttgtgtcgaaaatcaaattttacaaacttttgctaaattttcttttaagttttatttttttgtaaaaacagtcaattaaatttttctcaaaattttaccgaacgttgaaaacaatatatttgaagcaataatctcaagtttgtaaagatatttgagtccaaatttaatttttatcaactttgagcaaggttttttttgttttttatttttataaaaaactgttaatttgatatttcttaaaattttaccagatgttaaaaacgttatttttcgttgtacaaaattgtttggaaattaaatcattttttattcgtaaagttttggaggtgacaggtttttttcagttttttcaatttattaaaaaaacctttggataaaatttaattcaagtctcttgtgtcattagttcgtaagatatttagcgttaaacaaaatgttcacattttttaaaactgctatggcaataaaaaccacaaacgcaattttcttcatgccctttctgcatctttctgcattattatctgtataatttGAAGactatatctcttctggttcttgagctatggacgacgaaataaATGTCGCGaaagtacgtacacatgcacgtacagacatatttctaaaaaaattatttcgactctagggaccttgaaacaaaGCGGATCGATTACTatatcctatgggaagttaatatacTCAAATGATAACAGGTACCGTAAACATGGTTATTCCCAACACCAAGAAAGTGatctgcaaaaattaaaaattgaacttatttaaaaattggttatttTTACTAAGCAAATCGTTATAATAACTACGTCCTGGCTCCCTGAAGTACTATAGTTAATTTTTGTGAATGTTTtgcaattaagaaaaaaaataatttttgaagtttttgttttggatgtaAAGTAAAGATTTTGAATACACATATCGTGTTTAGAACTCACtcactcaaaataaaaatattttattatttattttgcgtAAAATCAGGATGTAGTACACTATCATGTTGCTAGGTAGAGTTTTGTTCTAAACGTAAAACATCTCAATTTACCTTTAGTAAAATGATTCAATTAGTAAGCAGTTCGAAACTTTGACTTTGAActcaaaaaaatgagaaaaattaaatgttaaaagttttaaattaattttattaaaataaataacaaatatttaatgcGCTTGTATAAAACAATTTCTATAGATTGTACATTGTCAGACGGCCATAGTTGCAGAGATTTGCAAAATAAGCTTAGCCACGTACAAGCACATTGCGGCCCATATTTGTTTTCACACTGCCGtttacttttatatattttagaaaattaccCACCCACTACAGAATTCAACGAGAATCAAATAATGTAACGTTTGAAATTTTTGCCATTGTAAAAACGTGAAAAATTTAGTATAACTTTTATCCGCAACACAATCATCggaaaccatttattttttttttcatgctaAAGGAGCTTAAAACAAGCTATCATCTCTTTTAGGACATATCTTAACATATACAATAGTGGtctaacttattttttctttgtttaagatgaagcaaaaataaacaaaaaggttGTTTTGAACAGATTTAGCTTTGAATCTTGTAAACACACttctaaaaaataccttaaacattttaatgtcatatGGCCCGacaaataaatactaaatataaaaaatacatacatatacatatcgCACCTCCGGTGCAATATCGACGCAATcgcaattttttctgaaattgagtTAAGAACGCCATAATGTCccaaatgtcaagttttatcCGTGGTAAAATTGACGTGATTGTATCTTTGCTAGTTCCCAAAAGAGgccacttttttgtttgacacaaaagtttaaactataaaattttttgGAGCAACAAAGTCGTAATGTACCTTGCGCTCCACAATAGTTCAAACCCTTCACAagctcaaaaaagaaacaggtaaaagatataaaaggtaAGAATATGAACTCTAACTCACTGAATAGTCAGCTATTTTTAGGACTCTTGAAGTCGATTCTGTAGGCCTATTTTAGGGCGATATATCctgaacatttaagaaaattgcatttacgtcattattgcaccggaggtgcgataatatgtatatatggaaataataaaaacatctttcaaaatactgaaattcgtttttaaaattaaatttgttttcgttaAATGGAAAAGGAAGAAAATCAATGCAGAAATGTTGGTTTGTAGTTATAGAAACAATTTTAGTAATAAATATCGTTTTTCCTATTTTTGTCTCTGAAGAAATCTCTGATCAGTAAGAGCAATGTTTTGAACAGATTATATCAAAACtatgaaataaatgaaacacaCTTGAGCACCAAACTGTTATTTACATTCAAATCactaaaccaacaaaaacaagtCACGGCATCTGGCAGTCGACACGAGAACCTTCACATAGATAGAAACGCGATTCCCTCCGGTCTGTTTTATCTGTCTGTCCACGttcctacagcctaaactatTGGGacgattgagttcaaagttggaagttaaggttttgagcagattcgctttaggcgttttttttcaagatcgaaactaacaattttttttggtcaaaaaacgaaagttagaattttctcaaaaacgtaccgatagattttttttaaattttctttaaaactgtattttttaacttggcttcttttagtaagagaaacatatttttgtattgctccgaaAAGCTATcgcccatagaaccgttattttgtttttttttttaattttctcagcaactcatgaactgatttaaatattttttttgcagtttgcagtgcatttttttattttttggattttaaaaaaaattgaaatattgaattctatatttcaaaaacgggtcaacattatTTTACGAAActcaaatgtagagcgtatattcacaatcactaaacaactgcataccaaaaatatttttgaacaatattgaaaaattttatatataaaaaattaattgaaataaaaacgctctaacggttaaaaaaaatgaaaaaagtttttttatttatgaaatgtcatttaaatttttgaagccaaacttatttttcacgtaaaattttgaatagtttttctttaaattattttaactgtaagagaaagagtatatgtattttctattagaatcacttctTCAACGTACACCTATATATTGTATTACGTACAACGTCTACAACTACTgtttacgtgtcacttcataactaaaatccaaaacgcacaagagcctgactgtaaacaacacataaatagcaatttcttgtacctgttcgtttttgtttgttttttttttttaacttttacgaaaaaaataaactgaaccttataactccatgtttgcgccatgtttgtagaaaaaaagaaaaaaaggaaggtGATTAGATTGTTTTAAGTaacttctacctaccaataacattccttcattatcatcataaacatgacCCTATCTTTATATctgcacgccaatgaactattccttattcgttttagacacctacctaactacacaaccaataggcgattgctttacaatttaaacatacatgttcttcctctttcttgtcttcagataatttattttccatcctggttcttccaatatgaaattaaaataaagctatccaaaggaaaaagctttcaacgaactagttgaatacacaaacaattgttttcgttaagtatgcttacaagtatttttaatttccgGGATGAgctgtcctaggatgagttgtgtcttgggatgaatcacaagttttttgacaaataaaatattatttatatctttgaagacaaagttATTTTacacttatatttttaaatcttatacaCATGGGTACTTTATACAAACAGACTCATgagttgaaaaagaaataaaaaaaatcagtacaTGCGTTGACACCCAGGTGGTGTGAAGAGGAACTTACCAGGTGCTAATACATTactgtatttgaaaaattaagtgaagTTCGCCTCGATCATGGTTCCGCTCGATTTGTTTGGTTAAATTATTCTGAGCAAATTGAAAAAGCCCTAAGCTAACTCCGATGTAAACATTTTATGCTTCTattattgtatgtatgtatatcttgttaaaaaaaattgttttatttttttttgacagttatgTGATCTGCTCAgagctttaaaagaaaaaccttaaCTTTTGCCCATATAACAGTTATAAttgttaatgattttattttttatcataagCAGGAATGTTTATCTCGTCTAActgtttgtgtttgtttttatttataccaGCAAATTATTCTTATTAATGTACATACATGCACTCCGCTCCACTTGaatagaaacaaacttttttgacctttttgttttagttcttATAAGATGGATCTATTGCAAATAAAACTACATATAGAGAATAATTCAGGAAAATACAATTAGcttattttaaacacttttctaattacttcattaaaaacactgttttttttacgCCAGGTCCGGGTCCAGGTTAGGTCCGGGGAGTACGGTGGCCATTGAAGTAAGTTAACATTTCTCTTGGCTATATAACTTTTAATGATCCTTGCGTTGTGGATTGGTGCGTTGTAGATTCCTCTTATAGGAACTAAAACAAAGaggtgaatttataaatttaccaaAGTGCTACACGTTCTGATAgtaagaaaaaagtttgtttatattcaAGTGGAGCGgagtgtatatatatatataaaatatataaacgtGACGTTTTTGCACAGAAACATTACGTGTTGTTGTGTGACATGGATTTcagatgtttatttttgttttaaatggatactagattttaaaattcatgCATTTAAGTgaagtacaaaataaaaccacaacaaataaattattgtttcctCTCACAAAGCAGAACAAAGGTAATAAATAGTGAGTACTACGCCTTAAGTAAAACCATAATCAGAAAGTGTTATACCACATTTGCCAACTGCCAACCTAATCTTCGTGCACTGAATCCTTTCGAATGTGACTACGGAACGAGACAGCATTCGGATTTGCCTGCAATTAGAAAAGAGGCAACTAGCATACCAAACACCGGTAAAAGATGTTCTATTTTAAAACCACGTCAAACAAATGAGCGCAAACGAGAAAGACACATacgcaaattaaaaatttcgcaAATCGTTCGACGTTCGCCATTCGCCATTCCATTCGCGCATTTCTTCTCCTTGCGTTCTGTCAATGCGTACTTGCTTTTGCatgtaattaataaaatacataattttacaatttaattacaataaattcgATATTTTGTAACCGAAAGTGTTAAATGAAAATCCAATCAAGCTACTTAAATAGATTAGACCCCAGTTCATTTATGAATCGTACAGTTTTTTCGCTTGCAAGTGGAAGAAAGTTGTAAAATTGAGACTCCCTGTCCCTATCACAAAGCGTGTGGTgagaattttttgagaaatacattattttttgagGGATTCTGTCGTCGACCATCGACGTCGGTATATCTGTGCTCTTCTGTTAATAATTGACTCGGGTGGCATTATCTGACGACATTCAAGTGTGAAAAGGAAAGGAAGCGTCCGTTCCGTGGTCTTCGCCGCTTTTGTGGTGAACTAttgatgaacaaaattttcacaaatccATAAAACCAAAAGCATAAAACGAAGAAATCCAAATCGAAATCATTCTCCCGCTCGTGGAATATAttttcgacgacgacgacggcgaaaCAATGGGAGCCTATTTATCCGAACCAAAGGTGGACAAGATCTCCACGGATGAAATGAGTGACTTCCTTTCGGTTGGCGCTAGCTCCATGCAAGGATGGCGGAACAGTCAAGAGGTGAGTTGATTATTTGTGTACTTGACTTGTGCCGCTTTTtgatatgagtttttttttgtgttctcgTGTCCAGGATGCACACAACTCGATACTTGACTTTGACAAGAATACGTCGTTCTTTGCGGTGTATGACGGGCACGGGGGTGCGGAAGTTGCGGCTCATTGCGCTGATAAACTTCCGGAGTTCCTGAAGAATCTCGAAGCGTACAAGAACGGTGACTTTGAAGTGGCTCTGAAAAACGCATTCCTCGGTTTCGATGCAACCCTTTTGGAAGCCGATGTCATTCAGATATTAAAGATCTTGGCTGGAGAACGCAATGTTGAATTGGACGATAGTGAAGCAGCCGAAGACGACGACGCTGAGGTCGAAAATCTGGCTGAATTGCGGGAAGAGGGCAATTTGCCCCTTGACGCTGTACTTGAAAAGTATAAAGGCGTCGTAGCAcctgcggcggcggcggcggccgTAGCTCCATCTATGCCCAGCATTAAGAAACTCATCGACGGACCAAGTGGTTCTAAGCCACAGTCGCCATATTTGCGAGGAAGAAGACGCCAAGAGAATGGTAATAGTAAAAATAATCTTCTCAAGTCACAACAGAACCCATaactcttaaatatttttagatgaatCTGCTTCTTGCTCCTCAAAACTCAGTGAGGAAGAAACACCCGAAACCACAACAGTGCAGAATTCCAAAATGGAAACGGATGATGATTCTACAGTTAGCAGCAGTTCTAATCAGATTAAAGAAACTACCGACAAAAAATCACCCATTACCGCTAACGGATCGACTGTAACCTGCAGTCCAGACAGCAGTGTGAAAGTGGCTGTCAAAGAGTCTGTTCAAAATGGCAGCGTAACTTCGGGCAAATCAGTAGCCTCAGAGGGTGTCTCCTCTTCTGACGCAGCAGCATCGAACGAAGCTTCACCTGTTGCATCCAGTATTAAGCAACAAAACGGAGAAGTATCATCGCCTTCGCAAGCTTGTGATGCTGCTCCGGCCACATCCAGCGATAAGTGCTCCGGAATTGCCCTTATTCGTGCAgcaaaaaaaattgctaaatcCGGCATATCCTCTACGGACATGGATGATGACAGCTCCTGCGATAGCGATGCAGATTTTCAAGGTACATACACACAACAATAACTAAGCAATTTTTCAAGCTCTTACGacttggttttaaatttcttagcTGAAGAAAACTCTAGCACTGATGAAGATGCACGAGGAGTTGGTTTTGGTtctgatgatgacgatgacgaggaAGAAGACGAggacgaggaggaagaagaAGACGAGGACGATGAAGAAGACGCCCGGGCAAATGAGAACTTTTGCGCGAATATGATCGAAGAGCCCGGCAAAGACAGCGGATGTACCGCTGTAGTTGCATTGCTTCACGGCCGCGACTTATATGTTGCTAATGCTGGAGACTCTCGCTGCGTGGTCTGCCGCAACGGAAAAGCCATAGAAATGAGCTTAGACCACAAACCAGAAGACGAGTTAGAGAGCAATCGTATCACGAAGGCCGGTGGGAGAGTAACCCTCGACGGAAGAGTCAACGGAGGATTAAATCTGTCGCGTGCTATCGGCGACCATGCGTATAAGATGGtttgtattcaatattttatgtttcaagGAGAAGTTGGTAAGGAAACACCTTATTTCAATTCAGAATTCTGAACTTTCGGCCGAGGAACAAATGATCTCAGCATTACCAGACGTCAAAAAGCTGATCATAGATAAAGACGATGAATTTATGGTCCTCGCTTGTGATGGTATCTGGAACTTTATGTCTAGCGAGGAGGTAGTGCAGTTTGTGCGTGTGAGACTTCAAGATGCAAACAAGAAGGTTTCAGAAGTCTGCG
This window of the Eupeodes corollae chromosome 3, idEupCoro1.1, whole genome shotgun sequence genome carries:
- the LOC129949961 gene encoding probable protein phosphatase CG10417 gives rise to the protein MGAYLSEPKVDKISTDEMSDFLSVGASSMQGWRNSQEDAHNSILDFDKNTSFFAVYDGHGGAEVAAHCADKLPEFLKNLEAYKNGDFEVALKNAFLGFDATLLEADVIQILKILAGERNVELDDSEAAEDDDAEVENLAELREEGNLPLDAVLEKYKGVVAPAAAAAAVAPSMPSIKKLIDGPSGSKPQSPYLRGRRRQENDESASCSSKLSEEETPETTTVQNSKMETDDDSTVSSSSNQIKETTDKKSPITANGSTVTCSPDSSVKVAVKESVQNGSVTSGKSVASEGVSSSDAAASNEASPVASSIKQQNGEVSSPSQACDAAPATSSDKCSGIALIRAAKKIAKSGISSTDMDDDSSCDSDADFQAEENSSTDEDARGVGFGSDDDDDEEEDEDEEEEEDEDDEEDARANENFCANMIEEPGKDSGCTAVVALLHGRDLYVANAGDSRCVVCRNGKAIEMSLDHKPEDELESNRITKAGGRVTLDGRVNGGLNLSRAIGDHAYKMNSELSAEEQMISALPDVKKLIIDKDDEFMVLACDGIWNFMSSEEVVQFVRVRLQDANKKVSEVCEELFDKCLAPNTLGDGTGCDNMTAVIVRFKDALFNMPTKLKEEETEPVLLAKQIAEADAADASLLQSLKRSASPSSANNSDGAENSNKRLKTDEDAASSNVAECDSGTSSSTSSSTSSAATSSTAAASTTSSTSSKT